One genomic region from Nymphaea colorata isolate Beijing-Zhang1983 chromosome 12, ASM883128v2, whole genome shotgun sequence encodes:
- the LOC116265594 gene encoding protein NUCLEAR FUSION DEFECTIVE 4 isoform X1, with translation MGGESRKWLVLVATVWIQAFTGTNFDFSAYSSELKSVLGVSQFLLNYLAVASDLGKAFGWSSGLALLYMPAWAALFIAATLGLAGYGVQWLLIQRLIALPYPLVFLMCLLAGLSICWFNTVCFVACIRCFPTNRSLALALTVSFNGLSPALYDLAAHSFSVSTAALPPLYLLLNALLPLAVSLATALPIARHSAPPASFSTIADSLVFLALNLLAVLVGVYLVLADSLSFTSLFAYRGLFLAALFLLTVPLAVPGVVYAREWAHSSIHRSFRITASGFNLVGAEELELYKGLLSDGGGGIALPTEEEKEGVCDGEEKERGWWSKWVMRKDGLLILGEEHGVRRLLGRVDFWLYYLSYFCGATVGLVYSNNVGQILESLGGGSNTTSLVSLYSTSSFFGRLLSATPDFFRGPSCRRVYFARTGWLAMALIPTPVAFFLLALSGSIPAVYVATALIGSSSGFIFAAAVSVTSELFGVDSFGVNHNIIISNIPLGSLLYGSLAALVYDANGTASDSTVTCDGRKCYASTFVVWGCVSLFGLMCNVLLYVRTRFAYDMFERTRRGIESEF, from the exons ATGGGTGGGGAGTCCAGGAAATGGCTGGTGCTCGTGGCGACGGTGTGGATTCAGGCGTTCACCGGCACCAACTTCGACTTCTCCGCCTACTCGTCGGAGCTGAAGTCGGTGCTGGGAGTGTCCCAGTTCCTGCTCAACTACCTGGCCGTGGCCTCCGACCTCGGCAAGGCCTTCGGCTGGTCCTCCGGCCTTGCCCTCCTTTACATGCCCGCCTGGGCCGCCCTCTTCATCGCCGCCACGCTCGGACTCGCCGGCTACGGCGTGCAGTGGCTCCTCATCCAGCGCCTCATTGCTCTCCCCTACCCACTG GTGTTCCTGATGTGCCTGCTGGCTGGGCTGAGCATCTGCTGGTTCAACACCGTCTGCTTCGTTGCCTGCATCCGCTGCTTTCCGACCAACCGTTCCTTGGCCCTCGCCCTCACCGTCAGCTTCAACGGCCTGAGCCCCGCCCTCTACGACCTCGCCGCCCACTCCTTCTCCGTCTCCACCGCCGCCCTCCCTCCCCTCTACCTCCTCCTCAACGCCCTCCTCCCCCTCGCGGTCTCCCTAGCCACCGCCCTCCCCATCGCCCGCCACTCCGCCCCCCCGGCCAGCTTTTCCACCATCGCCGACTCCCTCGTTTTCCTTGCCCTCAACCTCCTCGCCGTCCTCGTCGGCGTCTACCTCGTCCTCGCCGACTCCCTCTCCTTCACCTCCCTCTTCGCCTACCGCGGACTCTTCCTCGCCGCCCTCTTCCTCCTCACCGTCCCCCTCGCCGTCCCCGGCGTCGTCTACGCCAGGGAATGGGCCCACTCCAGCATCCACCGCAGCTTCAGGATCACCGCCTCCGGCTTCAACCTCGTGGGGGCAGAGGAGCTGGAGTTGTACAAGGGTCTCCTCTCTGATGGGGGCGGCGGCATTGCGCTGCCGACGGAGGAGGAAAAGGAGGGGGTCTGTGACGGCGAAGAGAAGGAACGGGGGTGGTGGTCGAAATGGGTCATGAGGAAGGACGGACTTCTGATATTAGGGGAGGAGCACGGGGTAAGGCGGCTGCTGGGGAGGGTGGATTTCTGGCTGTATTACCTGAGCTACTTCTGTGGGGCGACGGTGGGGCTCGTGTACAGCAACAACGTGGGGCAGATACTTGAGTCGCTCGGCGGAGGGTCGAACACCACGTCTCTGGTCTCCCTCTActccacctcctccttcttcGGACGGCTGCTCTCCGCCACCCCTGACTTCTTCCGCGG CCCATCTTGCAGGAGGGTGTACTTCGCGCGGACGGGCTGGCTCGCAATGGCGCTCATCCCCACGCCAGTGGCCTTCTTCCTTCTCGCACTCTCCGGCAGCATTCCCGCCGTCTACGTCGCAACTGCCCTGATCGGCTCGAGCTCCGGCTTCATCTTCGCGGCCGCCGTGTCGGTGACGTCGGAGCTGTTCGGCGTCGACAGCTTTGGCGTCAACCACAACATCATCATCTCCAACATTCCCCTGGGATCCCTGCTCTACGGCTCTTTAGCAGCGCTTGTCTACGACGCAAATGGCACTGCTAGCGACAGTACCGTGACCTGCGACGGTCGCAAATGCTACGCCTCAACGTTCGTCGTCTGGGGGTGCGTGTCCCTGTTTGGCTTGATGTGTAATGTCTTGCTTTATGTCAGAACGCGATTTGCATATGACATGTTCGAAAGGACACGACGCGGTATCGAGTCCGAATTCTGA
- the LOC116265594 gene encoding protein NUCLEAR FUSION DEFECTIVE 4 isoform X2 — MGGESRKWLVLVATVWIQAFTGTNFDFSAYSSELKSVLGVSQFLLNYLAVASDLGKAFGWSSGLALLYMPAWAALFIAATLGLAGYGVQWLLIQRLIALPYPLVFLMCLLAGLSICWFNTVCFVACIRCFPTNRSLALALTVSFNGLSPALYDLAAHSFSVSTAALPPLYLLLNALLPLAVSLATALPIARHSAPPASFSTIADSLVFLALNLLAVLVGVYLVLADSLSFTSLFAYRGLFLAALFLLTVPLAVPGVVYAREWAHSSIHRSFRITASGFNLVGAEELELYKGLLSDGGGGIALPTEEEKEGVCDGEEKERGWWSKWVMRKDGLLILGEEHGVRRLLGRVDFWLYYLSYFCGATVGLVYSNNVGQILESLGGGSNTTSLVSLYSTSSFFGRLLSATPDFFRGRVYFARTGWLAMALIPTPVAFFLLALSGSIPAVYVATALIGSSSGFIFAAAVSVTSELFGVDSFGVNHNIIISNIPLGSLLYGSLAALVYDANGTASDSTVTCDGRKCYASTFVVWGCVSLFGLMCNVLLYVRTRFAYDMFERTRRGIESEF; from the exons ATGGGTGGGGAGTCCAGGAAATGGCTGGTGCTCGTGGCGACGGTGTGGATTCAGGCGTTCACCGGCACCAACTTCGACTTCTCCGCCTACTCGTCGGAGCTGAAGTCGGTGCTGGGAGTGTCCCAGTTCCTGCTCAACTACCTGGCCGTGGCCTCCGACCTCGGCAAGGCCTTCGGCTGGTCCTCCGGCCTTGCCCTCCTTTACATGCCCGCCTGGGCCGCCCTCTTCATCGCCGCCACGCTCGGACTCGCCGGCTACGGCGTGCAGTGGCTCCTCATCCAGCGCCTCATTGCTCTCCCCTACCCACTG GTGTTCCTGATGTGCCTGCTGGCTGGGCTGAGCATCTGCTGGTTCAACACCGTCTGCTTCGTTGCCTGCATCCGCTGCTTTCCGACCAACCGTTCCTTGGCCCTCGCCCTCACCGTCAGCTTCAACGGCCTGAGCCCCGCCCTCTACGACCTCGCCGCCCACTCCTTCTCCGTCTCCACCGCCGCCCTCCCTCCCCTCTACCTCCTCCTCAACGCCCTCCTCCCCCTCGCGGTCTCCCTAGCCACCGCCCTCCCCATCGCCCGCCACTCCGCCCCCCCGGCCAGCTTTTCCACCATCGCCGACTCCCTCGTTTTCCTTGCCCTCAACCTCCTCGCCGTCCTCGTCGGCGTCTACCTCGTCCTCGCCGACTCCCTCTCCTTCACCTCCCTCTTCGCCTACCGCGGACTCTTCCTCGCCGCCCTCTTCCTCCTCACCGTCCCCCTCGCCGTCCCCGGCGTCGTCTACGCCAGGGAATGGGCCCACTCCAGCATCCACCGCAGCTTCAGGATCACCGCCTCCGGCTTCAACCTCGTGGGGGCAGAGGAGCTGGAGTTGTACAAGGGTCTCCTCTCTGATGGGGGCGGCGGCATTGCGCTGCCGACGGAGGAGGAAAAGGAGGGGGTCTGTGACGGCGAAGAGAAGGAACGGGGGTGGTGGTCGAAATGGGTCATGAGGAAGGACGGACTTCTGATATTAGGGGAGGAGCACGGGGTAAGGCGGCTGCTGGGGAGGGTGGATTTCTGGCTGTATTACCTGAGCTACTTCTGTGGGGCGACGGTGGGGCTCGTGTACAGCAACAACGTGGGGCAGATACTTGAGTCGCTCGGCGGAGGGTCGAACACCACGTCTCTGGTCTCCCTCTActccacctcctccttcttcGGACGGCTGCTCTCCGCCACCCCTGACTTCTTCCGCGG GAGGGTGTACTTCGCGCGGACGGGCTGGCTCGCAATGGCGCTCATCCCCACGCCAGTGGCCTTCTTCCTTCTCGCACTCTCCGGCAGCATTCCCGCCGTCTACGTCGCAACTGCCCTGATCGGCTCGAGCTCCGGCTTCATCTTCGCGGCCGCCGTGTCGGTGACGTCGGAGCTGTTCGGCGTCGACAGCTTTGGCGTCAACCACAACATCATCATCTCCAACATTCCCCTGGGATCCCTGCTCTACGGCTCTTTAGCAGCGCTTGTCTACGACGCAAATGGCACTGCTAGCGACAGTACCGTGACCTGCGACGGTCGCAAATGCTACGCCTCAACGTTCGTCGTCTGGGGGTGCGTGTCCCTGTTTGGCTTGATGTGTAATGTCTTGCTTTATGTCAGAACGCGATTTGCATATGACATGTTCGAAAGGACACGACGCGGTATCGAGTCCGAATTCTGA